From a single Nymphaea colorata isolate Beijing-Zhang1983 chromosome 4, ASM883128v2, whole genome shotgun sequence genomic region:
- the LOC116253516 gene encoding acidic endochitinase-like, whose product MASSSSPPTLPLLLVLCMATAFTIRARPDHMAIYWGWHINNLRGSALKATCETHHFSQVNIAFLSNFGNGRPPRPDFGTSCDAQTGGCKSLQDDIAACQRLGVKVLLSIGGFDVKNYTLASAEEAHQLASHIYDVYLSGYGIDGPLGKVKLDGVDFYVNDASTYDYWDVLAQDLKQLDSNMILTASQGCNHTTGKADMPLYHALKTGLFSKVWPRYYGHPCTYQPSDTAAFAASVNSWATEFSGMDFYLGLIANPLYFEEGWISPLELPGALTIARQHSNYDGVMLWNRHWDVKFFEEDGNSAPYSDLIYPIVKTSSNIRMPVSAF is encoded by the coding sequence atggcttCCTCCTCTTCACCACCCACCCTGCCCTTGCTTCTCGTCCTTTGCATGGCCACTGCCTTCACCATCCGTGCCCGTCCCGACCACATGGCAATCTACTGGGGATGGCACATCAACAACCTAAGGGGATCGGCTCTCAAGGCCACTTGTGAAACTCATCACTTCAGCCAGGTGAACATCGCCTTCCTAAGCAATTTTGGCAATGGCCGGCCCCCAAGACCCGACTTTGGCACCTCCTGCGACGCCCAGACTGGTGGATGCAAGAGCCTTCAGGACGACATCGCCGCCTGCCAGCGCCTCGGGGTGAAGGTGCTGCTCTCCATTGGAGGGTTCGACGTGAAAAACTATACGCTGGCGTCGGCGGAGGAGGCCCATCAGCTGGCATCCCACATCTACGATGTCTACCTAAGCGGCTACGGCATCGACGGCCCCCTCGGCAAGGTGAAGCTTGATGGCGTCGACTTCTACGTCAATGACGCCTCGACGTACGACTACTGGGACGTGTTGGCTCAGGACCTAAAGCAATTGGACAGTAACATGATCTTGACGGCATCCCAGGGGTGCAACCACACCACCGGCAAAGCAGACATGCCACTCTACCACGCCCTCAAGACGGGGCTGTTCAGCAAGGTGTGGCCGCGCTACTACGGACACCCTTGCACCTACCAGCCATCGGACACGGCGGCTTTTGCGGCATCGGTGAATAGCTGGGCCACAGAGTTCAGCGGAATGGACTTCTACCTGGGGCTCATTGCCAACCCCTTGTACTTCGAGGAGGGTTGGATCTCGCCCTTGGAGCTTCCAGGTGCGCTGACCATCGCACGTCAGCACAGCAACTATGACGGGGTGATGCTGTGGAACAGGCACTGGGATGTGAAGTTCTTTGAAGAGGACGGCAACAGCGCTCCCTACAGCGACCTTATATATCCCATTGTCAAGACCAGTAGCAATATCAGGATGCCAGTTTCTGCCTTCTGA
- the LOC116252295 gene encoding acidic endochitinase-like, producing the protein MASSSSPPLLPLLLLLCMFSALTAHASGKGMALYWGWHVNNITAAGLEMACKTGQFDQVNIAFLTDFGYGKPPTPDFGTGCDAPSGGCKYLQAEIEYCQSVNVKVLLSIGGFDATYRLPNEEEAHRLAAHVYDVYLSGYGVDGPLGKVKLDGVDFWINDTLSTAYWDVVAEDLKRFDEKLILTGSQACHHSLGVPDIPIYYALKTGLFSRVWARVFGDYYPCVYERGNTASFESAVRNWTTDFEGYVGDFRIAVDCHPKYIRGFIPPEEIEGALDIVRKYPTYSGVAVWNRHWDVKYMEDGYANGPYSEAIYPHVQDSLEPDDDDAVRHNHLHEVVF; encoded by the coding sequence ATGGCCTCCTCTTCTTCACCTCCATTGCTGCCCTTGCTTCTTCTCCTCTGCATGTTCAGTGCCCTCACGGCCCATGCCAGCGGTAAGGGCATGGCCCTCTACTGGGGCTGGCACGTGAACAATATCACTGCCGCCGGCCTCGAGATGGCGTGCAAGACCGGCCAGTTCGATCAAGTGAACATAGCCTTCCTTACCGACTTCGGGTACGGGAAGCCGCCGACGCCGGACTTCGGAACCGGATGCGATGCCCCCTCCGGCGGCTGCAAGTACCTGCAGGCGGAGATCGAGTACTGCCAGAGCGTGAACGTGAAGGTCCTGCTCTCCATCGGCGGCTTCGACGCCACCTACCGGCTGCCCAACGAGGAGGAGGCCCACCGCCTGGCCGCCCACGTCTACGATGTCTACCTCAGCGGCTACGGCGTGGACGGGCCGTTGGGGAAGGTGAAGCTCGACGGCGTCGACTTCTGGATCAACGACACGCTGTCCACGGCCTACTGGGACGTGGTGGCGGAGGACCTGAAGAGGTTCGACGAGAAGCTGATACTGACGGGCTCTCAGGCGTGCCACCACAGCCTCGGGGTGCCGGACATCCCCATCTACTACGCGCTGAAGACGGGGCTGTTCTCCAGGGTGTGGGCACGTGTCTTCGGGGACTACTACCCGTGCGTATACGAGCGGGGGAACACGGCGTCGTTCGAGTCGGCGGTGAGAAACTGGACGACAGATTTCGAGGGGTACGTGGGAGACTTCCGCATCGCCGTCGACTGCCACCCGAAGTACATCAGGGGCTTCATCCCGCCGGAGGAGATCGAAGGTGCGCTGGACATCGTGAGGAAGTATCCGACGTACTCGGGCGTCGCGGTGTGGAACCGGCACTGGGACGTGAAGTACATGGAGGATGGGTATGCCAACGGGCCTTACAGCGAGGCCATATATCCCCACGTCCAAGACAGCCTTGAGCCTGATGATGACGACGCCGTCCGCCACAACCATCTCCACGAGGTCGTTTTCTAA
- the LOC116253392 gene encoding acidic endochitinase-like — protein sequence MASSSSTPFLPFLLFLCVATAFTINAHADQMAIYWGSHMRNLNQAELRATCETNHFSHVSLAFLTNFGNGRTPRPDFGTACDAETDGCRSLQEDIAACQQLGVKVLLSIGGLDVEKYTLASAQEAHQLAAHIYDTYMSGNGIDGPLGKVKLDGVDFYVNDGSTQDYWDVLAQDLKQMDENMILTASQGCNHSAGQADIPLYNALKTGLFSKMWPRFYGQPCTYQPKDTSAFKASLQNWATDFSNMDLYLGIVANPDSEEQRWISPRELPGALKIARQHENFKGVMLWNRYLDVKFLEDGNRAPYSDLIYRIVNPSSNIRMRVGF from the coding sequence atggcttcctcctcttcaactCCCTTCCTGcccttccttctcttcctttgcGTGGCCACCGCCTTCACCATCAATGCCCATGCCGACCAGATGGCCATCTATTGGGGATCACACATGAGAAACCTGAACCAGGCTGAACTCAGGGCCACGTGCGAAACTAACCACTTCAGCCACGTGAGCTTGGCCTTCCTCACCAACTTTGGCAATGGCCGAACTCCAAGGCCTGATTTCGGCACCGCTTGTGATGCCGAGACCGATGGCTGCAGGAGTCTTCAGGAGGACATCGCTGCTTGCCAGCAACTCGGGGTGAAGGTGCTGCTCTCCATTGGAGGACTCGACGTGGAAAAATACACGCTCGCATCGGCGCAGGAGGCCCACCAGCTAGCCGCCCACATCTACGACACGTACATGAGCGGCAACGGCATCGATGGCCCCCTCGGCAAAGTGAAGCTCGACGGCGTCGACTTCTACGTCAATGACGGCTCGACACAAGACTACTGGGACGTGTTGGCACAGGACCTGAAGCAGATGGACGAGAACATGATCCTGACGGCATCCCAAGGGTGCAACCATAGCGCTGGCCAAGCTGACATACCGCTCTACAATGCACTCAAGACGGGGCTGTTCAGCAAGATGTGGCCACGCTTCTATGGCCAACCCTGCACCTACCAGCCGAAGGACACTTCAGCCTTTAAGGCGTCGTTGCAGAACTGGGCCACAGACTTCAGCAACATGGACTTGTATTTGGGGATCGTTGCCAACCCCGACTCCGAGGAGCAACGCTGGATCTCACCTAGGGAGCTTCCAGGTGCACTGAAGATAGCACGCCAGCACGAGAACTTCAAAGGAGTGATGCTGTGGAACAGGTACTTGGACGTGAAGTTCCTTGAAGATGGCAACCGCGCGCCCTACAGTGACCTCATATACCGCATCGTGAACCCCAGTAGCAATATCAGGATGCGCGTTGGTTTCTGA
- the LOC116253263 gene encoding acidic endochitinase-like has product MASSSLRPILPLVLVLCMATVFAIRAHSDQMAMYWGWHINNLAGAALKATCETNHFTHVSIAFLSNFGNGRPPRPDFGTSCDAESGGCRSLAEDIAACQRLGVKMLLSIGGFDVNNYTLVSAEEAHRLAAHIYDVYLSGYGIDGPLGKVKLDGIDFYVNDASTYDYWDVLAQDLKQLDGGMILTASQGCNHTAGKADMPLYRALKTGLFNKVWPRYHGHPCTYQPWDSAAFAVSVQNWATEFSEMDFYLGLIANPSYFEERWIHPNELLGALAEARQYRNYKGVMLWNRHWDVKFFEDGNGRAPYSDLIYPIIKASSTFAAF; this is encoded by the coding sequence ATGGCCTCCTCCTCTTTGCGTCCCATTCTACCTTTGGTTCTCGTCCTCTGCATGGCCACTGTGTTCGCCATCAGAGCCCATTCCGACCAAATGGCCATGTACTGGGGATGGCACATCAACAACCTGGCTGGCGCCGCTCTCAAGGCCACATGTGAAACTAATCACTTTACCCATGTCAGCATCGCCTTCCTGAGCAACTTCGGCAACGGGCGACCTCCTAGGCCTGACTTTGGCACCTCCTGCGATGCCGAGTCTGGCGGCTGCAGGAGCCTTGCGGAAGACATCGCAGCTTGCCAGCGCCTCGGGGTGAAGATGCTGCTCTCCATTGGAGGGTTCGACGTGAACAACTATACGCTGGTGTCGGCGGAAGAGGCCCACCGGCTGGCTGCCCACATCTACGACGTCTACCTAAGCGGCTACGGCATCGACGGCCCCCTCGGCAAGGTGAAGCTCGACGGCATCGACTTCTACGTCAACGACGCCTCGACGTACGACTATTGGGATGTGCTGGCGCAGGACCTAAAGCAGCTGGATGGGGGCATGATCTTGACGGCTTCCCAGGGTTGCAACCACACCGCTGGCAAAGCAGACATGCCGCTCTACAGGGCCTTAAAGACGGGGTTGTTCAACAAAGTGTGGCCGCGCTACCACGGCCACCCCTGCACCTACCAGCCTTGGGACTCGGCAGCCTTCGCGGTGTCGGTACAGAACTGGGCCACAGAGTTCAGTGAGATGGACTTCTACTTGGGGCTCATCGCCAACCCCAGCTACTTTGAGGAGCGCTGGATCCATCCGAATGAACTTCTAGGTGCACTAGCGGAAGCACGTCAGTACAGGAACTATAAAGGAGTGATGCTATGGAACAGACACTGGGACGTGAAGTTCTTCGAGGATGGCAACGGCCGTGCGCCCTACAGTGACCTCATATATCCTATAATCAAGGCCAGTAGCACTTTTGCTGCGTTCTGA
- the LOC116253265 gene encoding acidic endochitinase-like codes for MASSSSPPLLPLLLLLGMFSALRAHASGKGMALYWGWHVNNITAAGLEMACKTGQFEQVNIAFLTDFGYGKPPTPDFGTGCDAPSGGCKYLQSEIEYCQSVNVKVLLSIGGFDATYRLPNEEEAHRLAAHVYNVYLSGYGVDGPLGKVKLDGVDFWINDTLPTAYWDVVAEDLKRYDEKLILTGSQACNHSLGVPDIPIFYALKTGLFSRVWARVFGDYYPCVYERGNTASFESAVRNWTTDFEGYVGDFRIAVDCHPKYIRGFIPPEEIEGALDIVRKYPRYSGVAVWNRHWDVKYKEDGYAKWPYSETIYPHVQDSLEPDDDDAVRHQHLHEVVF; via the coding sequence ATGGCCTCCTCTTCTTCACCACCATTGCTGCCTTTGCTGCTTCTCCTCGGCATGTTCAGTGCCCTCAGGGCCCACGCCAGCGGTAAGGGCATGGCCCTCTACTGGGGCTGGCACGTGAACAATATCACCGCCGCGGGCCTCGAGATGGCGTGCAAGACCGGCCAGTTCGAGCAAGTGAACATAGCCTTCCTTACCGACTTCGGGTATGGGAAGCCGCCGACGCCGGACTTCGGAACCGGATGCGATGCCCCCTCCGGCGGCTGCAAGTACCTGCAGTCCGAGATCGAGTATTGCCAAAGCGTGAACGTGAAGGTCCTGCTCTCCATCGGCGGCTTCGACGCCACCTACCGGCTGCCCAACGAGGAGGAGGCTCACCGCCTGGCCGCCCACGTCTACAACGTCTACCTTAGCGGCTACGGCGTGGACGGGCCGCTGGGGAAGGTGAAGCTCGACGGCGTCGACTTCTGGATCAACGATACTCTGCCAACGGCCTACTGGGACGTGGTGGCGGAGGACCTGAAGAGGTACGACGAGAAGCTGATACTTACGGGCTCTCAGGCGTGCAACCACAGCCTCGGGGTGCCGGACATCCCCATCTTCTACGCGCTGAAGACGGGGCTGTTCTCCAGGGTGTGGGCACGTGTCTTCGGGGACTACTACCCGTGCGTATACGAGCGGGGGAACACGGCGTCGTTCGAGTCGGCGGTGAGAAACTGGACGACAGATTTCGAGGGGTACGTGGGAGACTTCCGCATCGCCGTCGACTGCCACCCGAAGTACATCAGGGGCTTCATCCCGCCGGAGGAGATCGAAGGTGCGCTGGACATCGTGAGGAAGTATCCGAGGTACTCGGGCGTCGCGGTGTGGAACCGGCACTGGGACGTGAAGTACAAGGAGGATGGGTATGCTAAATGGCCTTATAGCGAGACAATATATCCTCACGTCCAAGACAGCCTTGAGCCTGATGATGACGACGCCGTCCGCCACCAGCATCTCCACGAGGTTGTTTTCTGA
- the LOC116253039 gene encoding hevamine-A-like, translating into MLASPFQFLIVFCPLIFLAARTHGGEIGIYWGFPESNTTLTTLNNTCNTRNFKVVSIAALSNFGNGTAPREDFGSSCNVATGGCKHLQHDIEHCQRMGIKVLLCVGGPTQNYTLSDADEAHSLATYVYGVYLSGSGVDGPLGRVKLDGVDFYLRDNVSRTLETNIEAMAKFLKGYDEDILLSASMRCDYIPGSPLRRALEKGLLDKVWPRFYDHTCKYNASQKEPFVSSVKTWTALLNASFYLGLPTRPDYPGRSGYIPPEQLKDALEIPERSCKYAGVMLWNRHWDVKNENYSTRIKPIVEATPDKPCITPLHVVS; encoded by the coding sequence ATGCTGGCTTCTCCGTTCCAATTTCTGATTGTTTTCTGCCCCCTGATTTTCCTCGCAGCGCGGACACATGGTGGTGAAATCGGCATCTATTGGGGATTCCCTGAGAGCAACACCACTCTAACGACACTCAACAACACCTGCAACACCCGCAACTTCAAGGTGGTGAGCATCGCCGCCCTGAGCAACTTCGGCAATGGCACCGCCCCGAGGGAGGACTTCGGCTCATCCTGCAACGTCGCCACCGGCGGGTGCAAGCACCTCCAACACGACATCGAGCACTGCCAGAGGATGGGCATCAAGGTCCTGCTCTGCGTGGGAGGGCCGACCCAGAACTACACCCTGTCCGACGCCGACGAAGCCCATAGCCTCGCCACCTACGTCTACGGCGTCTACCTCAGCGGTAGCGGCGTCGACGGCCCTCTGGGGAGGGTCAAGCTCGATGGCGTCGACTTCTATCTCAGAGACAACGTCTCTCGGACACTGGAAACCAATATCGAGGCCATGGCCAAGTTCCTCAAGGGTTACGACGAGGACATTCTGCTTTCGGCCTCCATGAGGTGCGACTACATTCCGGGGAGCCCGCTCCGGAGGGCGCTGGAGAAGGGCCTGCTCGACAAAGTGTGGCCGCGGTTCTACGACCACACCTGCAAATACAACGCGAGCCAGAAGGAGCCGTTCGTCTCCTCCGTCAAAACATGGACGGCTTTGCTGAACGCGTCGTTCTACCTGGGGCTGCCCACCCGGCCGGACTATCCGGGACGCAGCGGCTACATCCCGCCGGAGCAGCTGAAGGATGCGCTAGAAATCCCGGAGCGCTCTTGCAAATACGCCGGCGTGATGCTGTGGAACAGGCACTGGGACGTGAAGAACGAGAACTACAGCACTAGAATTAAGCCGATCGTGGAAGCAACCCCTGACAAGCCCTGTATTACGCCCCTTCATGTTGTCtcttaa
- the LOC116253266 gene encoding basic endochitinase-like yields the protein MASSSCLPSSSWPLLLILCLSSASVAWAKAGEIGIYWGFPESNTTLTNLNNTCNSGNFKTVSIAALSNFGDGQVPRADFGSSCNVASGGCKRLQYDIAHCQKMGIKVLLTVGGPTNNYTLATRQEAYQLAAHVYDVYLSGYGVDGPLGMVKLDGVDFYLRDGISTTDRLYLEITAEAIKSYDAGLILTSSLQCDYQPSRAMQMGLYDRVWPRFYDHPCLFNDSNPEPFELAVRVWTSALDAAFYVGLPTRPDYSGRSGYIVPEKLQDALQTPQQSCHYAGVMLWNRNWDVRENYSTTILPIVKATSANPCPSLRDVSL from the coding sequence ATggcctcttcttcttgtttgccAAGTTCATCCTGGCCCTTGCTTCTTATACTTTGCTTATCGAGTGCATCCGTCGCTTGGGCTAAGGCTGGAGAGATTGGCATCTATTGGGGATTCCCTGAGAGCAACACCACTCTTACCAATCTCAACAACACCTGCAACTCCGGCAACTTCAAGACCGTGAGCATTGCCGCACTCAGCAACTTCGGCGACGGCCAAGTCCCGAGAGCCGACTTCGGCTCATCCTGCAACGTCGCCTCCGGCGGGTGCAAGCGCCTGCAGTACGACATCGCCCACTGCCAGAAGATGGGCATCAAGGTGCTGCTTACCGTAGGAGGGCCGACGAACAACTACACTCTTGCCACCCGTCAAGAAGCGTATCAACTCGCCGCCCATGTCTACGACGTTTACCTCAGCGGCTACGGCGTCGACGGCCCCCTCGGAATGGTCAAGCTCGACGGAGTCGACTTCTACCTCAGGGATGGCATTTCCACCACCGATCGGCTGTACTTGGAGATCACTGCAGAGGCCATCAAGAGCTACGACGCGGGGCTTATCTTGACGTCCTCCCTGCAGTGCGACTACCAGCCCAGCCGGGCCATGCAGATGGGTCTGTACGACAGAGTGTGGCCGCGATTCTACGACCACCCTTGTTTGTTCAACGACAGCAACCCGGAGCCGTTCGAGTTGGCGGTGAGGGTCTGGACCTCAGCGTTGGATGCGGCATTCTACGTGGGGCTGCCCACCCGGCCGGACTACTCCGGGCGCAGCGGCTACATAGTGCCGGAGAAGCTGCAGGATGCGCTCCAAACCCCGCAGCAGTCGTGCCACTACGCCGGCGTCATGCTGTGGAACAGGAACTGGGACGTGAGGGAAAACTACAGCACCACCATCCTGCCCATCGTGAAAGCGACCTCTGCAAACCCTTGCCCTTCTCTTCGTGATGTTTCCCTCTGA
- the LOC116253334 gene encoding hevamine-A-like: MASSPPSASMKLLLMIGILAASVGYSNGDGKVAIYWGQNVESEKHIQEVSLLETCETGIFSYVVIAFLDVFGNGKTPQFDLSNHCPSSTSCPELAPQIARCKELGVKLLLSLGGGGSGFNITSAEDAWTVADYLWWSFLAGDPFVGPFGPAVLDGIDFAMVGAGTTTYYPLFARYLKHYATEDHPVLLTAAPQCFYPDYWLGSAIRTGLFDIVWPQFYDNSPCQYPNVEGLKEYWNIWTTEVVTPTFFLGLPAAPETAPSGGYIPPENLTSDVLPIASDLPKYGGILLWNKYYDQLNGNYSDHIKLFARESNSLLSYVIGRPDLPK; this comes from the coding sequence ATGGCTTCCTCTCCACCTTCCGCCTCCATGAAATTGCTCCTCATGATTGGCATTCTTGCTGCCTCCGTCGGATACTCAAACGGCGATGGGAAGGTTGCCATCTACTGGGGTCAGAATGTCGAAAGCGAAAAACACATTCAGGAAGTGTCCCTGCTTGAGACCTGCGAAACTGGGATCTTTTCTTATGTTGTGATAGCCTTCCTCGACGTCTTTGGGAATGGCAAGACCCCACAGTTCGACCTCTCCAACCACTGCCCCAGCTCCACCTCATGCCCTGAATTGGCCCCTCAGATTGCCCGCTGCAAGGAGCTGGGAGTGAAGCTCCTGCTCTCCTTGGGTGGAGGAGGCAGCGGCTTCAACATCACGTCGGCGGAGGACGCTTGGACCGTGGCCGACTACCTCTGGTGGAGCTTCCTCGCTGGGGACCCGTTCGTCGGCCCCTTCGGGCCGGCCGTGCTCGATGGCATCGATTTCGCCATGGTGGGCGCCGGCACCACAACTTACTATCCCCTCTTCGCCAGGTACCTCAAGCACTACGCAACCGAAGACCACCCCGTCCTGTTGACGGCAGCACCTCAGTGCTTTTACCCCGACTACTGGCTGGGCTCAGCAATCCGCACCGGCTTGTTTGACATCGTGTGGCCGCAGTTCTACGACAACTCTCCCTGCCAGTACCCAAACGTGGAAGGGCTGAAAGAATATTGGAACATTTGGACTACGGAGGTTGTAACTCCCACATTCTTCCTTGGCCTCCCAGCTGCGCCGGAGACAGCTCCCAGCGGTGGTTATATCCCGCCGGAAAACCTCACCTCCGACGTGCTTCCCATTGCCAGTGATTTACCAAAATATGGAGGGATACTGCTGTGGAACAAGTACTACGACCAGTTAAACGGGAACTACAGCGACCACATCAAGCTTTTCGCTCGAGAATCCAACTCCCTACTTTCTTACGTAATAGGAAGACCTGATCTCCCTAAATGA